Genomic segment of Streptomyces sp. NBC_00490:
TCGGCACGGCCGGGGCCCGCCTGTCTCGACACGGCCGGGGCCCGCCTGTCTCGACACGGCCGGGGCCCGCCTGTCTCGACACGGCCGGGGCCCGCCTGTCTCGACACGGCCGGGGCCCGCCTGTCTCGACACGGCCGGGGCCCGCCTGTCTCGACACGGCCGGGGCCCGCCTGTCTCGACACGGCCGGGGCCCGCCTGTCTCGACACGGCCGGGGCCCGCCTGTCTTCGCGCCACCGAGGCCACGGCCGGCTTCAGGAGCGGTCGGTCGTGGGGCGCGGCCGGGTGCGTACGGCTGTCCTGCGGCGCCGTACGCACCGGCCCTGCCGTCAGGGCGCCGGGGCCCGCCCGAGCCCCGGCGCGGTCAGTGCCCGGTCCACCAGGGGACCGGCGACGCCCGTGTATCCGGCGGGGTCGAGGAGGGCGGTCGCCTCCTCCCGGCTCAGGACGCCCGCCAGTTGCGGAAGGTCGGCCAGTACCTCGGCGAGGGGCAGGCCGGCGCGGGTGGCGAGCAGGGAGGCCTGCGTGAGCAGTTCCTTGGCGGCCGTCTTGCCGATGCGGGGCGCCAGGACGGCCGAGACCCGCTCGGAGACGAGCTGGCCGCCGGTCGCCTGGAGGTTGGCGCGCATCCGTTCCGGGCGGACAGTGAGGCCCCGGGCGAGTTCGACGGCGGTGTGCGCGGCGCCGCCGGTGAGCCGCAGCGCCTCCCGCAGCGGCTGCCACTCCGCGTGCCACATCCCGGCCGACCGCTCGTCCTCGGTGGGCAGGCACTGCATCAACACGGTCGCCAGCGCGGGTACTTGGAGCGCCGCGGAGCGGATCAGGGTCGCCAGCACGGGGTTGCGCTTGTGCGGCATCGCCGAGGAGGCGCCCCGCCCGGCGACCGCGGGCTCGGCCACCTCCCCGACCTCGGTACGGGCCAGCACCAGCACATCCGCGGCGATCTTGCCGAGCGCCCCGGTGGTGTGGGCGAGCGCGGCCCCCAGGTCGGCGACGGGGGTGCGCAGCGCGTGCCAGGGCAGCACGGGCACGGCCAGCCCCGTCTCGTCGGCGAACGCGGCGCCGAGTTCGCCGAGTACGGCCGCGGGGTCCGCGCCCTCACCGGCGTACTGCAGATACCCGGCCAGGGTCCCGGCCGCGCCGCCGAGCGACACCGGGAGCCCGCCGTCGACGAGACGTTCCAGGCGCTCGACGGAGTCGAGGACCAGTGCGCGCCAGCCCGCCGCCTTCAGTCCGAACGTCGTGGGCACGGCGTGCAGAGCGAGGGTGCGGCCCGCCATCGCCGTGTCCCGGTGCGTGGCCGCGAGGCCGGCCAGCGCCTCCGCGACCGCGCGCAGATCGGCGACGATCAGCCGCAGCGCCCTTTGGGCCACCAGCATCGCGCCGGTGTCGAAGACGTCCTGGCTGGTCGAGCCGCGGTGCACGTACTCGGCGGCCTCCGGACAGCGTTCGGCGACCACCGCGGTCAGCGCCTTGACCAGGCCCACGACCGGGTTCGCGGTCTCCCGCGCGGCCAGCGCCAGTTCGCGTACGTCGAGCAGTTCCGCGCGGGCGGCCGCGGTGATGGCCGCGGCCGCCTGGGCGGGGACCGTGCCGCAGCGGGTCTGGGCGCGGGCCAGGCCCGCTTCCGCGTCCAGCATCGCCTGGAGCCAGGCGCTGTCGCCGACGGCCGCCTCGACGGGGGTGCCCGCCCGCACCGGGGAGAGCAGCCCGGCGTCCAGATGCGCGGACAGGGTTCCGGTCCGCGGGGATGTGTGCACGACGGTCATGCGCTCGCCCCCGCCCGCACGGTGAGCGGCTCCGCCACGGGACGGGCCAGTTCGGGCAGGGCGAGGACCGCCGCCGCGATGGCGTCGGAGTCCTCCAGGGTGACCGAGCCGACGCCGGGCCGGATACCGGCGGCGGTCACCCAGTGCACGGACTCGGTGGGCACGCCGTAGGCGAAGCGCCGCGGGTGCAGTACTCCCCGGGCGTCGATGACGTGGTAGGGCCGCTCGGACACGGCGAGGCCGCCGGTCTCGTAGTCCGCGGCGCCCGTGCCCTCCCCGTCGGGGATGCGGTACGGGTGGCACTGCCCGGTGCGCAGCAGCTGGTTCATCAGCGGGTCCGCGGTGCGCCTGAGGTCGATCTCGGGCAGGCGGGCCTCGATGAGGACCGTGGCCCGCACCCGTACGTCCGGTATCTCGCTCGACGTGCCGCTGAAGCTGGGGCCGAGCGGGTCGTCCGGGTCGGGGGCGACACGCATGCCGGGTCCGGTCACGTCGAGGACGCCGGCGTCCAGGAGCGCGGCCATCTCCTCTATACGGGAGGCCGGCGGGCCGATGGACAGATAGGCGTTGAGCGGTGTGTACCAGCCGTCGAGGTCGTCGCGGTGGGACGCGGCGGTCAGGCCGGCGTGGTCGATGGCGAGCCGCAGTTCGTTGCGCAGGTCCCGCAGGACGTCGAGGGCGGCCTTGACCGGTCCGCTGACGTTGCCCTGGCGGGCCAGGCGGACGTCGTCGTCGAGGTGGCCGCGCAGCCAGTCACGGAAGGCGGCCTGCTCGGTGAAGACGCGGTCGCCGTAGGGGCGGGCGACGCGCTTCCAGTCCCAGCGTTCGGCGGCGTCGACGCCGGTCGCGTCGAGGAGCACGTCCTCCTCCGCGCCCGGTTCGGCCTCCAGATAGGCCTCGACGAACTCCTCCACGACGTCGGGCAGTTCACCGCGCGACTCGAGCAGCGCGGCGTAGTAGACGCTGCACACCTCCTTGGAGATGAGCGGCCACAGGTCGGCGGCGAAGTCGATGGCCCCGTGGTGGGGAGTGCGGGCGCGCAGCGCCGCGATGTACCCGGTGGTCAGCAGCCGGGGGTAGTAGCGGCCGTGGGCGCCCTTCTCGTTCTCGCCGCGCGCCTGGTAGGGCACGCCGCGCCGGGAGCCGGCGTACAGGCGCGGTTCGCGGCCCGAGGGCCGGTAGACGAGGCGGCCGTCGACGCGGGTGAAGATGCCGCCCCGGCCGTGGGTGAACAGGGCCAGGTAGTCGAAGAAGTTGAGCCCGAGTCCGCGCAGCAGCACGGTTTCGCCGGGCCGGATGCCCGACAGGTCCACGTCGGCCGGGTTGGCCGGGGGCAGATAGGTCAGACCGCTGCTCTCGGCGTACTCGGTCAGCTTGCGTTCGGTGTCGGAGAGTTGGGCCGGTACATGGCCCTGTGCGAGGACGACCGCGGACAGGCCGGTCAGCCGGGTGCCGTCCTCGAGGACGATGGTCTGCTCCCCCGTCGGCCCGCCCGGGGTGTCGTCGTCGTGCAGGGCGACGGCCCGTACGGGGTGGGTGCGCACCGTCACGTGTGCGGCGGCGCCCTCCACGACCCGCTGGAACGCCCACGTCAGATAGCAGCCGTACAGGGCGCGGGTGGGGTAGGAGTCGGGGCCGAGGCGGCGGGCCTCGGCGAGGACTCCGTCGTCGTAGCCGGCCTGCGGGGCGGCCTCGAGGGTGTGCGAGACCAGTGCCTTGGCCCACTCGTACAGGCTCGGCCCCTCGTCCAGCGGGCCGTCGATGCGGACACTGGCGTCGGTGTAGACCGTGACCTGCGAGGACACGGTGTTCATCAGCAGATGCCGGGACTGCGTGGGGCGCCACACCCGTCCCGAGCCGGGCGGGTCCGGGTCGACGACATGCACGGTGACGGTGTCCCAGCGGGGCGACTTCCTCTCCTGTGCACAGAGCCGTTCCAGTACGGAAAGGCCCCGCGGGCCTGCGCCGACGAGGCAGACCTCCAAGTGCGCCGCCGCGTCACCGCGGGCGGACCGGGCGGATTCCCGGGCGTCCGGACAGCCGAATGGCATCGGATCGTCCAGGGCATACTGTGCGGCCGCCGTCACCGGCGGCCCTGCGGTGAGTGCGACGCTTACTGCGCGTTCGCCTCCATACGTACCGTCCACAGTGCCTCCTTCCTCCGCCACCGTCGGGGCAGGCGCTCAATCACCGCTCGGCCCTGGATGGAAATCCGCTTGAGGAATGGCGGGGGCAATGACCCGGCTTCGCCGGACCGCCGCCGGACGGGACATGGCACGCCACCTCCGGCGAGCCGCGAACGAGGCTGTATCGGGACTCCAGCACCGCTCGCTACGTTCGAGAAAAAGGCATCACAGGATCGATCCGGTCATTCGGACAGCACGGTCGCGGAGGGCGAGCCGCCTCATGAAGGAGATTCGTTGATGGTTCACCCGTGCCCCAGAAAACACACCCATGAGAGCCGCGCCGTCCCCGGATTCGTCCTTTGCGCCCCCTGTATCCGTCAGGTGGAACGCAATCTCCGTACACTCCCCGCCCTGCACCAGGAGTGTCTGCACCACGTTTCTCCGACCCACCGGCGGACCAACCCCACCCGGGTTTCGGGAAGCCGTAACCGGGACCACCTGAACATCTCGGTGCTCGACGCCAGGTACAACCTCCTCGCCACTCTCGAGTCGTGGTCGGAAATCGTGGTGGAGCAGCTCGGCGTCACCGCGCCGGCCCGCTCCGTTCCGCAACTGGCCCGGTTTCTGACCCAGCATCTGCCGTGGCTCGCGGCGCAGCCGCCGGCCGCCGACTTCGCAGGTGAGGTGGAGAGTCTGGTCGCCGAACTGCGCAGCACGATCGACCCCGACCCGCATGCGTTGCAGACGCTGATCCGGCAGTGCGTCGTGGACAACTGCGCCGGCACGATCAGCGCCTCGCCGAGGAACACCGGCGCATCGAAAAGCCGGAGCATCGCATGCTCGGCGGGGCATTCCTGGGAAATGCACGAATGGCTGACTCTGAGGCAGCTCATGGAGCAGCAGCGAAAGGGGGTCCCGGCATGACGAAACCGCCACGCCACCGGCTTGTTCCCACGAATGTGGCCGCACTCGCCGTGGGGGTGTCCGAAGCGACGATCCGCAAGTGGGTCAGCCGCGGGAAGATCACCCGCTATGGCGCGCCGAACTGCCGCTCGGAGTTCGACATCGAGGAACTCACTCAGATCGCGATGCGGCGTGGTTCCGCGACCCGGTGACGTTCGGGTATTTCCCGCATCACGTTCTGCCGTGCAAGAACAGCCAACCACCCGTCTCGAAGACTTTCGTGAAACGACAAGGGGAGTGAGTGCGTTGACGCTACCGACCTCAGTGGAGGGGGTTTCGGAAAACCGTCGGGCTCGCTCGGTCGGCATCGGTCGCGCCCACGCCAAGGCGATCCTGCTGGGCGAGCACGCGGTCGTGTACGGAACTCCGGCGCTCGCGCTGCCGATTCCACAGCTGACGGCCACGGCGAGCGCCGGATGGTCCTCCCACTCCTCCGACGCCCAGGGCGGCCTGTCCTTCACCATGACCGGTTCCGCCTCGCGGGCCGTGGTGACCCTGGCCTCCGACGGTCTGCAGCGGCTGGCCGCGGCGTTCAAGGAGCGCATGGGCGTGCCGGGCAGGCCGCATCTCGACGTGATCCTCGACGGTGCCATCCCGCCCGGTCGCGGGCTCGGCTCCAGTGCCGCGAACTCGCGGGCGATCGTTCTCGCCCTGGCCGATCTCTTCGGCCACGAGCTGTCCGAGACCACGGCGTTCGACCTGGTGCAGACGGCCGAGAACATGGCGCACGGCCGGGCCAGCGGTGTCGACGCCATGACCGTCGGCGCGGCGGCCCCGCTGCTGTTCCAGGCGGGGCGGGCCGAGGAACTGGCCGTCGGCTGCGACGGCTTGTTCATCGTCGCGGACAGCGGCACCGCGGGCAGCACCAAGGAAGCCGTCGAGTTGCTGCGGGACGGATTCCGGCGGGAGCCGGGAGCCGAGGAGAGGTTCCTCACGCGTGCCACGGAGCTTGTCGAGGAGGCCCGGCGGGCTCTCGCCGACGGCTCGCCGGCAGAGCTCGGCTCGCGGCTGACGGACTATCACGAGCTGCTGCGCGCGGCCGGCCTGAGCACCGACCGGATCGACGCCATGGTCGCGGCCGCGCTCGGCGCGGGCAGCCTCGGCGCGAAGATCACGGGGGGTGGTCTGGGCGGCTGTGTCCTCGCCCTCACCCAGCCCGAGCTGGCCAGCGAGGTCGCCCGGCGGCTGCACGACGCGGGCGCCGTCCAGACGTGGGTCGTTCCGCTGAGGAGGCTCGCCCCTCATGCGCTCTGAACAGCTCGCGCGACCGCGGGTGGCGGGCCGGGCGGCGGACGCCACCGCCGTCGCCCATCCGAACATCGCGCTGATCAAGTACTGGGGCAAGAGCGACGAGCGGCTGTTCCTGCCCCGCACGGACAGTCTGTCCATGACCCTGGACATCTTCCCGACGACCACCCGGGTCCGGCTCGCCCCGGAGGCGGACCAGGACACGGTCGTCTTCAACGGGGAGCCCGCGACCGGTGAGGCCGCACGGCGTATCGCCGCCTTCCTGGACCTCGTGCGGGAGCGGGCGGGCAGCGTCGAGCGGGCCGTCGTGGACACCGAGAACACCGTCCCCACCGGGGCCGGTCTCGCCTCCTCCGCCAGCGGCTTCGCCGCCCTCGCCGTCGCCGCGGCGGCCGCCTACGGGCTCGACGGCGACCCGCGTGCGCTGTCCCGGCTGGCGCGGCGCGGCTCCGGCTCGGCCTCCCGGTCGATCTTCGGGGACTTCGCGGTCTGGCACGCCGGCACCGACGACCTGAGCTCGTACGCCGAGCCCGTCGACGCCGCCGCGGGCCTGGACCCGGCGCTCGTCGTCGCCGTCGTCAACGCGGGCCCCAAGGAGGTGTCCAGCCGTACGGCCATGCGCCGCACCGTCGACACCTCGCCCCTGTTCGAACCGTGGGCCCTGTCCAGCAAGGACGACCTCGTCGACATGCGGGCGGCGCTGAGCCGCGGCGACCTGGACGCGGTCGGTGAGATCGCGGAACGCAACGCGCTCGGCATGCACGCCACCATGCTCGCGGCGCGCCCCGCCGTGCGGTACATGTCGCCGGCGTCCCTCACCGTCCTCGACGCCGTGCTCCAGCTCCGCCGGGACGGCATCGCGGCCTACGTCACCATGGACGCCGGGCCGAACGTCAAGGTGCTGTGCCGGCGTACGGACACGGACCGGGTGGCGACGGCCGTACGCGGCGCCGCTCCCGACAGCGCGGTGCACATCGCCGGGCCCGGCAAGGGTGCCCGTCTGCTCACCGAGGACGAGCGATGACCTCCCGGCGCACGGTCGTGCGCCGCGCGCCGGGCAAGCTGTACATCGCGGGCGAGTACGCGGTGGTGGACCCCGGCAACACCGCGATCCTGGTGGCCGTCGACCGGTACGTCACCGTCACCGTGTCCGACACGGACGGCGCCGATGTGGTGATCTCCTCCGACCTCTGGCCGCGCCCCGTGCACCGGCACTGGCAGGACGGCCGGCTGACCGGAGGCGACAGCGAAGCCGCCCACGTCGTCACCGCGATCGAGACCGTGGCCGACCTGCTCGCCGAACGCGGCCTGCCCGTCCCCCCGTTGAGCGTGTCGATCACCAGCACCCTGCACGAGCACGGCAGGAAATACGGCCTGGGCTCCAGCGGCGCGGTGACCGTGGCGACGATCGCCGCCGTCGCCTCGTACTGCGGGCTGGACCTCTCCCCCGACGCCCGGTTCCGTCTCGCCCTGCTCGCGACGGCCCGCATCGACCCCAAGGGCTCCGGCGGCGACCTCGCCGCCGGCACCTGGGGCGGCTGGATCGCCTACCGGGCACCCGACCGTGCCTTCGTGCTCGAGCTGGCCCGCACGCACGGCGTCGAGGAGGCGCTGCGCACGCCCTGGCCGGGCTTCGAGGTGCGTCAACTGCCGCCGCCCGACGGCCTGTCCCTCGAGGTCGGCTGGACCGGGAACCCCGCCTCCACCACCTCCCTCGTGGCCGGCCTGCACCGGCGGACCTGGCGCGGCACGCCCTCGCACCAGAAGTTCGTGGAGACCACCGCCGACTTCGTGGACGCCGCGATCGGCGCCCTCGAGGCCGGCGACGGCGACGGCCTGCTGCACCAGATCCGGCGCGCCCGCCAGGAGCTGGCCCGCCTGGACGACGAGGTCGGCCTCGGCATCTTCACCCCCGAACTGACGGCGCTGTGCGACGCGGCCGAAGCCGCCGGCGGCGCGGCCAAACCCTCCGGGGCGGGGGGCGGCGACTGCGGCATCGCCCTGCTGGCCGCCGACGCCCCGCACGACATCGCACACGTACACGGGCGGTGGGCCGCGGCCGGGGTGCTGCCCCTGCCCGTCCGTCCCGCCCCGGAAGGGAACCAAGCATGAGTAGCGCTCAGCGCAAGGACGACCACGTCCGGCTCGCCATGGAGCAGCAGCACGCGCACAGCGGACGCAACCAGTTCGACGAGGTGTCCTTCGTCCACCACGCCCTGGCCGGCATCGACCGCCCGGACGTGTCCCTGGCCACCACCTTCGCCGGCCTCACCTGGCAGGCGCCGCTCTACATCAACGCGATGACCGGCGGCAGCGCCAAGACCGGCGTCATCAACCGGGACCTGGCCATCGCGGCCCGCGAGACCGGGGTGGCCATCGCCTCGGGCTCCATGCACGCCTACTTCAAGGATCCGTCCTGCGCGGCCACCTTCCGGGTGCTGCGCGAGGAGAACCCGGACGGGTTCGTCCTGGCGAACGTCAACGCGACAGCGTCCGTCGACAACGCGCGGCGCGCCATCGACCTGATCGAGGCCAACGCCCTGCAGATCCACCTCAACACGGCGCAGGAGACGCCCATGCCGGAGGGCGACCGCTCCTTCGGCTCGTGGGCGGCGCAGATCGAGCGGATCGCGGCCGCCGTCGACGTCCCCGTGATCGTCAAGGAGGTCGGCAACGGGCTGAGCCGCGAGACGATCCTCGCCCTGCCGAGCCTGGGCGTGCGGGTCGCCGACGTCAGCGGCCGCGGCGGCACGGACTTCGCCCGCATCGAGAACGGTCGGCGCGAACTCGCCGACTACGCCTATCTGCACGACTGGGGGCAGTCCACGGTCGCGTGTCTGCTGGACGCGCAGGACGTCGACATCCCCGTGCTGGCCTCCGGCGGTGTCCGCACCCCGCTCGACGTGGCCCGCGCCCTGGCCCTCGGCGCCCGCGCCGTCGGCTCCTCCGGCGGGTTCCTTCGCACTCTCCTCGACGGTGACGTCTTCGCGCTGGTCGCGAAGATCTCCGCCTGGCTCGACCAGCTGGCGGCCCTGCAGACCATGCTCGGCGCCCGCACCCCCGCCGACCTCACCCGCTGCGACCTGCTGATCCACGGCGAACTCCGGTCCTTCTGCACCGACCGGGGCATCGACACGCGGCGGCTCGCCCAGCGCTCCAGCTCCATCGACGCCCTCCACGAGATGACGGGAAGCACACGATGACCGAAGCACACGCGATCGCCGGGGTCCCCATGAGGTGGGTGGGCCCCCTCCGCATTTCGGGGAACGTCGCCAACACCGAGACCCACGTCCCGCTCGCCACCTACGAGTCCCCGCTGTGGCCCTCCGTCGGCCGCGGCGCGAAGGTCTCCCGGCTGGCCGAGAAGGGCATCGTCGCCACCCTCGTCGACGAGCGGATGACCCGCTCGGTCCTCGTCGAGGCGACCGACGCGCTGACCGCGCTCACCGCCGCGCGGACCATCGAGGCGCGCATCGACGAGCTGCGCGAAGTGGTGCGCGGCTGCAGCCGGTTCGCCCAGCTGATCGGCATCCGGCACGAGATCAACGCCAACCTGCTGTTCATCCGGTTCGAGTTCTCCACCGGCGACGCCTCCGGCCACAACATGGCCACCCTCGCCTCCGACGCGCTCCTCGCGCACCTGCTGGAGACCGTCCCGGGCATCTCCTACGGGTCGATCTCCGGCAACTACTGCTCGGACAAGAAGGCCACCGCCATCAACGGCATCCTCGGCCGCGGCAAGAACGTCGTCACCGAGCTGCTCGTACCGCGCGACGTCGTCGCCGACGTCCTGCACACCACGGCCGCGAAGATCGTCGAGCTGAACATCCGCAAGAACCTGCTCGGCACCCTCCTCGCCGGCGGCATCCGCTCGGCCAACGCCCACTACGCGAACATGCTGCTCGCGTTCTATCTGGCGACCGGCCAGGACGCGGCCAACATCATCGAGGGCTCGCAGGGCGTCGTCATGGCCGAGGACCGCGACGGCGACCTCTACTTCGCCTGCACCCTGCCCAACCTGATCGTCGGCACGGTCGGCAACGGCAAGGGCCTCGGCTTCGTCGAGACGAACCTGACCCGGCTCGGCTGCCGGGCCGAGGGCGCGCCCGGCGAGAACGCCCGCCGGCTCGCCGTCCTCGCCGCGGCGACCGTGTTGTGCGGTGAGCTCTCGCTGCTCGCGGCGCAGACGAACCCCGGCGAACTCATGCGCGCGCACATCCAGCTGGAACGCGACAACAAGACCGCAAAGGTTGGTGTATGAGGCATGTCCATATCCATCGGAATCCATGATCTGTCGTTCGCGACGAGCGAGTTCGTCCTGCCGCACACGGCCCTCGCGGACTACAACGGCACCGAGATCGGCAAGTACCACGTGGGCATCGGCCAGGAGTCGATGAGCGTGCCCGCCGCGGACGAGGACATCGTGACCATGGCCGCGACGGCGGCCGCGCCGATCATCGCCCGGCACGGCAAGGACCGTATCCGCACGGTGGTGTTCGCCACCGAGTCCTCGATCGACCAGGCGAAGTCGGCCGGTATCTACGTCCATTCGCTGATCGGTCTGCCCTCGGCGACCCGCGTCGTCGAGCTGAAGCAGGCCTGCTACGGGGCGACGGCGGCCCTGCAGTTCGCCATCGGCCTGGTGCAGCGCGACCCCGCCCAGCAGGTCCTGGTGATCGCGAGCGACGTCTCCAAGTACGAGCTGGACAGCCCGGGTGAGGCGACCCAGGGTGCGTCGGCGGTGGCCATGCTGGTCAGCGTGGACCCCGCGCTGGTGCGGATCGAGGACCCGTCCGGTCTGTTCACCGCCGACGTCATGGACTTCTGGCGGCCGAACTACCTCTCCACCGCGCTCGTCGACGGACAGGAGTCCATCGGCGCGTACCTCCAGGCCGTGGAGGGCACCTGGAAGGACTACTCGGAGCAGGGCGGCCGCGCGCTCGAGGAGTTCGCCGCGTTCTGCTACCACCAGCCGTTCACGAAGATGGCGTACAAGGCCCACCGCCATCTGCTGAACTACTGCGGCTACGACACCGACAAGGACGTCATCGCGGGCGCCCTCGGCCAGACCACGGCGTACAACACCGTGATCGGCAACAGCTACACGGCGTCGGTGTACCTGGGCCTGGCCGCGCTCCTGGACCAGGCGGACGACCTGACCGGCCGTCCGCTCGCCTTCCTCAGCTACGGCTCCGGCTCCGTCGCCGAGTTCTTCGCCGGGACCGTGGTCGCCGGCTACCAGGACCACCTGCGCACCGAGGCGAACCTCGAGGCGATCTCGCGGCGCAAGACGGTCGACTACGCCGGCTACCGCGAACTGCACGAGTGGACGTTCCCGACCGACGGCGGCGACCACGCCACCCCGGAGCAGACCACCGGACCGTTCCGGCTGGCCGGGATCAGCGGCCACAAGCGGATCTACCAGACGCGTTAGAGCGTCTCGCGGGCATGTGGGCGGCCATCGCGCGCCGCCCGCCCGTCGGCCCCTTCGTACAGCCATTCACCGACCACTTGAGGGGAGGGCAGCCGCATGACAGAGGCAACGTTCCCGGGCCCCGGCAGCCCTATGAAGGACATCAGGATCCTCGGCACGGGTGCTTATGTGCCGGAGCGGATCGTCTCCAACGACGAGGTCGGCGCGCCGGCCGGGGTCGACGACGCCTGGATCACCCGTAAGACCGCGATCCGGGAACGGCGCTGGGCCGCCCCCGGCCAGGCCACGTCCGACCTGGCGACGGCCGCGGCGCGTGCCGCGATGAAGTCGGCGGGCGTCACCGCCGAGCAGCTGTCCATGATCGTGGTCGCCACGTCCACGCCGGACCGGCCGCAGCCGCCGACGGCGGCCTATGTGCAGCGCAACCTCGGTGCCGCCAGCACCGCGGCGTTCGACGTCAACGCGGTGTGCTCCGGCACGGTGTTCGCGCTCTCCGCGGTCGGCAGCGTGGTGCTGCGGCGCGGCGGCTACGCGCTGGTGATCGGCGCGGACACGTACTCGCGCATCCTGGACCCGGCCGACCGCAGGACGGTCGTCCTGTTCGGCGACGGCGCGGGCGCCATGGTCCTCGGTCCGACCACGCAGGGCCCGGTCGTGCGGCATGTCGCCCTGCACACCTTCGGCGCCCTCTCAGACCTGATCCAGGTGCCCGCGGGCGGCAGCAGGCAGCCCCTGGACCACGCCGGCCTGGACGCCGGGCTGCAGTACTTCGCGATGGACGGGCGGGAGGTGCGCCGGTTCGTCATGGAGCAACTGCCGCAGCTGGTGAAGGGGTTCCTCCACGAGGCCGGTGTCGAGGCCGCGGACATCAGCCACTTCATCCCGCACCAGGCCAACGGTGCCATGCTCGACGACGTCTTCGCGGACCTGGCCCTCCCCCGCGCCACCATGCACCGCACGGTCACGCACTACGGCAACACGGGCGCCGCCTCCATCCCGATCACCCTCGACGCGGCCGTCCGCGAGGGCGCCTTCCGCCCCGGCGAGCTGGTCCTGCTGGCCGGGTTCGGCGGGGGCATGGCCGCGAGTTTCGCCCTGATCGAGTGGGGGTGAGGGGTCCTCGCGGACTCCGCCCCGATCCGACGCACGGTTCCTGACCCCCGTAGAGATCCCCTGCCGAAAGCCCTGTTGAAAGGTTGCATCCATGGCGCTCGTGCTCGACGCCGCCGCCCAGGACCTCCTCTTCCGTGAGGCCCGCACGGCCAACACCTTCACCGACGAGCCGGTGACCGACGAGCAGATCGAGGCGATCTACGACCTCGTCAAGTACGGTCCGACCTCCTCCAACCAGAGCCCGCTGCGCATCACCCTGGTCCGCTCCCCCGAGGCCCGTGAGCGCCTGGTGCGGCGCATGGCCGAACCCAACCGCGCGAAGACCGCCGGCGCCCCGCTGGTCGCGATCCTCTCCACGGACAACGAGTTCCACGAGGAGCTGCACAAGCTGGTCCCGCACTTCCCCCAGGTGAAGGATCTCCTCTACGCGGAGCGTCCGACCCGGGAGGCGTCCGCCGTCCTCAACGGCGCCCTGCAGGCCGCGTACTTCATCATCGGCATCCGTGCCGCCGGCCTCGCCGCGGGCCCGATGAGCGGCTTCG
This window contains:
- a CDS encoding FAD/NAD(P)-binding protein, which produces MPFGCPDARESARSARGDAAAHLEVCLVGAGPRGLSVLERLCAQERKSPRWDTVTVHVVDPDPPGSGRVWRPTQSRHLLMNTVSSQVTVYTDASVRIDGPLDEGPSLYEWAKALVSHTLEAAPQAGYDDGVLAEARRLGPDSYPTRALYGCYLTWAFQRVVEGAAAHVTVRTHPVRAVALHDDDTPGGPTGEQTIVLEDGTRLTGLSAVVLAQGHVPAQLSDTERKLTEYAESSGLTYLPPANPADVDLSGIRPGETVLLRGLGLNFFDYLALFTHGRGGIFTRVDGRLVYRPSGREPRLYAGSRRGVPYQARGENEKGAHGRYYPRLLTTGYIAALRARTPHHGAIDFAADLWPLISKEVCSVYYAALLESRGELPDVVEEFVEAYLEAEPGAEEDVLLDATGVDAAERWDWKRVARPYGDRVFTEQAAFRDWLRGHLDDDVRLARQGNVSGPVKAALDVLRDLRNELRLAIDHAGLTAASHRDDLDGWYTPLNAYLSIGPPASRIEEMAALLDAGVLDVTGPGMRVAPDPDDPLGPSFSGTSSEIPDVRVRATVLIEARLPEIDLRRTADPLMNQLLRTGQCHPYRIPDGEGTGAADYETGGLAVSERPYHVIDARGVLHPRRFAYGVPTESVHWVTAAGIRPGVGSVTLEDSDAIAAAVLALPELARPVAEPLTVRAGASA
- the pcaB gene encoding 3-carboxy-cis,cis-muconate cycloisomerase, which encodes MTVVHTSPRTGTLSAHLDAGLLSPVRAGTPVEAAVGDSAWLQAMLDAEAGLARAQTRCGTVPAQAAAAITAAARAELLDVRELALAARETANPVVGLVKALTAVVAERCPEAAEYVHRGSTSQDVFDTGAMLVAQRALRLIVADLRAVAEALAGLAATHRDTAMAGRTLALHAVPTTFGLKAAGWRALVLDSVERLERLVDGGLPVSLGGAAGTLAGYLQYAGEGADPAAVLGELGAAFADETGLAVPVLPWHALRTPVADLGAALAHTTGALGKIAADVLVLARTEVGEVAEPAVAGRGASSAMPHKRNPVLATLIRSAALQVPALATVLMQCLPTEDERSAGMWHAEWQPLREALRLTGGAAHTAVELARGLTVRPERMRANLQATGGQLVSERVSAVLAPRIGKTAAKELLTQASLLATRAGLPLAEVLADLPQLAGVLSREEATALLDPAGYTGVAGPLVDRALTAPGLGRAPAP
- the fni gene encoding type 2 isopentenyl-diphosphate Delta-isomerase: MSSAQRKDDHVRLAMEQQHAHSGRNQFDEVSFVHHALAGIDRPDVSLATTFAGLTWQAPLYINAMTGGSAKTGVINRDLAIAARETGVAIASGSMHAYFKDPSCAATFRVLREENPDGFVLANVNATASVDNARRAIDLIEANALQIHLNTAQETPMPEGDRSFGSWAAQIERIAAAVDVPVIVKEVGNGLSRETILALPSLGVRVADVSGRGGTDFARIENGRRELADYAYLHDWGQSTVACLLDAQDVDIPVLASGGVRTPLDVARALALGARAVGSSGGFLRTLLDGDVFALVAKISAWLDQLAALQTMLGARTPADLTRCDLLIHGELRSFCTDRGIDTRRLAQRSSSIDALHEMTGSTR
- the mvaD gene encoding diphosphomevalonate decarboxylase, whose translation is MRSEQLARPRVAGRAADATAVAHPNIALIKYWGKSDERLFLPRTDSLSMTLDIFPTTTRVRLAPEADQDTVVFNGEPATGEAARRIAAFLDLVRERAGSVERAVVDTENTVPTGAGLASSASGFAALAVAAAAAYGLDGDPRALSRLARRGSGSASRSIFGDFAVWHAGTDDLSSYAEPVDAAAGLDPALVVAVVNAGPKEVSSRTAMRRTVDTSPLFEPWALSSKDDLVDMRAALSRGDLDAVGEIAERNALGMHATMLAARPAVRYMSPASLTVLDAVLQLRRDGIAAYVTMDAGPNVKVLCRRTDTDRVATAVRGAAPDSAVHIAGPGKGARLLTEDER
- the mvk gene encoding mevalonate kinase; this encodes MEGVSENRRARSVGIGRAHAKAILLGEHAVVYGTPALALPIPQLTATASAGWSSHSSDAQGGLSFTMTGSASRAVVTLASDGLQRLAAAFKERMGVPGRPHLDVILDGAIPPGRGLGSSAANSRAIVLALADLFGHELSETTAFDLVQTAENMAHGRASGVDAMTVGAAAPLLFQAGRAEELAVGCDGLFIVADSGTAGSTKEAVELLRDGFRREPGAEERFLTRATELVEEARRALADGSPAELGSRLTDYHELLRAAGLSTDRIDAMVAAALGAGSLGAKITGGGLGGCVLALTQPELASEVARRLHDAGAVQTWVVPLRRLAPHAL
- a CDS encoding phosphomevalonate kinase: MTSRRTVVRRAPGKLYIAGEYAVVDPGNTAILVAVDRYVTVTVSDTDGADVVISSDLWPRPVHRHWQDGRLTGGDSEAAHVVTAIETVADLLAERGLPVPPLSVSITSTLHEHGRKYGLGSSGAVTVATIAAVASYCGLDLSPDARFRLALLATARIDPKGSGGDLAAGTWGGWIAYRAPDRAFVLELARTHGVEEALRTPWPGFEVRQLPPPDGLSLEVGWTGNPASTTSLVAGLHRRTWRGTPSHQKFVETTADFVDAAIGALEAGDGDGLLHQIRRARQELARLDDEVGLGIFTPELTALCDAAEAAGGAAKPSGAGGGDCGIALLAADAPHDIAHVHGRWAAAGVLPLPVRPAPEGNQA